A window from Opitutia bacterium ISCC 52 encodes these proteins:
- the purN gene encoding phosphoribosylglycinamide formyltransferase, with the protein MAEKTVKVAVLGSTRGSSLQPVIDAIESGELSATIVAVISNRKKSGILERARCHNLPDHFISAKDKEREDFDKEVTQLLHEVNAELVLCIGYMRFLSADFVHHWFGKVANVHPSLLPKHPGLMDLDVHQAVIDANDKETGCTVHLIDEGVDSGPILIQKRIPVEANDTAETLKAKVQPLEGMAFIELIHKWPLEGIPQEEYVQQQK; encoded by the coding sequence ATGGCAGAAAAAACAGTAAAGGTTGCTGTCCTGGGATCGACCCGTGGGTCTTCCCTCCAACCTGTTATCGATGCGATTGAATCCGGGGAACTCAGCGCCACCATCGTCGCTGTGATCAGTAACCGAAAAAAATCCGGCATCCTGGAGCGAGCGAGATGCCATAACTTGCCTGATCATTTTATTTCGGCCAAAGACAAGGAGCGGGAGGACTTTGATAAAGAAGTCACTCAACTCCTGCACGAGGTGAATGCTGAATTAGTCCTCTGCATCGGCTACATGCGTTTCCTGTCGGCCGATTTTGTGCACCATTGGTTCGGCAAAGTGGCCAATGTTCACCCGTCCCTTCTTCCCAAGCATCCCGGATTGATGGACCTTGATGTTCACCAGGCAGTGATTGATGCCAACGACAAGGAAACGGGTTGTACCGTTCATCTCATCGATGAAGGTGTAGACTCCGGACCCATTCTCATTCAAAAGCGTATTCCAGTAGAGGCCAACGACACGGCAGAGACCCTGAAGGCGAAAGTTCAACCTCTGGAAGGCATGGCATTTATTGAACTCATTCACAAATGGCCCCTGGAAGGTATTCCACAAGAGGAGTACGTCCAGCAACAGAAGTAG
- a CDS encoding GNAT family N-acetyltransferase, producing MSLEIRKSTPDDVGTILGLIYKLAEYEKLTDMVTATEEQLQETMFCEQPYAHCQLAFWNGEPVGYALYFFNYSTFLAQPGLYLEDLFVVPENRGNGIGKELLLSLAREAKDRNCGRMEWMALDWNTRAHDFYLNLGAKMLEEWKLFRATGESLDKLASL from the coding sequence ATGTCTTTAGAGATAAGAAAATCCACTCCCGATGACGTGGGAACCATTCTCGGTCTCATCTATAAATTAGCTGAGTATGAAAAGCTCACGGACATGGTTACCGCAACGGAAGAGCAACTACAGGAAACCATGTTTTGCGAGCAGCCCTACGCTCATTGCCAACTCGCATTCTGGAATGGTGAGCCCGTTGGCTACGCTCTCTACTTTTTCAATTACTCCACCTTCCTGGCTCAACCGGGGCTCTACTTAGAAGATCTTTTTGTAGTCCCAGAAAATAGAGGCAATGGCATTGGGAAAGAACTACTGCTTTCACTCGCTCGAGAAGCCAAAGATCGGAATTGTGGCCGCATGGAATGGATGGCCTTGGATTGGAATACACGAGCACATGATTTTTATTTGAACCTGGGTGCTAAAATGCTTGAAGAATGGAAGCTATTTAGAGCCACGGGAGAATCCTTGGATAAGTTGGCAAGCTTATGA
- a CDS encoding AsmA family protein, which translates to MKKLLGALAVLIIIGAVGLFILSKSAGKIIQKGVVTVGPEIAQVDIELAGADISFLSGAGELRGLKVHNPEGYDGDHAFYADHLSLDVQPMSVLSDKIVIDEILIIGPDIQFEQRLKSSNLNQIQANVQESLGSSEAQEAEEAGGKKLEIKRFVLQDAKVGVGVGTKPISITIPTIELTDLGSGEEGITAGEVIGVMMTEVTTQIIAEIAKNPEFLLQTGGDLLKGVGDSGGNALKQLVGLFGGGSSDEDKEEDK; encoded by the coding sequence ATGAAAAAACTACTCGGTGCATTAGCAGTCCTCATCATTATTGGAGCCGTTGGCTTATTTATACTCTCTAAGTCCGCTGGAAAAATCATTCAGAAAGGAGTCGTAACAGTGGGTCCGGAAATTGCCCAAGTAGATATAGAACTAGCCGGAGCTGACATCTCCTTCCTTTCGGGGGCAGGAGAACTTAGAGGACTCAAAGTGCACAATCCGGAAGGTTATGACGGAGATCACGCCTTTTATGCAGATCATTTATCATTAGACGTACAACCCATGTCCGTCTTGTCCGATAAGATTGTGATCGATGAAATATTAATTATCGGTCCAGACATCCAATTTGAACAGCGCCTCAAATCAAGTAACCTGAATCAGATTCAAGCCAATGTGCAGGAGTCCCTCGGATCGTCCGAAGCACAAGAGGCTGAGGAGGCTGGAGGAAAGAAATTGGAAATTAAGCGCTTCGTCCTCCAAGATGCCAAAGTTGGCGTAGGAGTTGGAACTAAGCCTATCAGCATTACAATTCCCACAATTGAACTGACAGATCTCGGAAGCGGAGAAGAAGGAATTACAGCCGGAGAAGTCATCGGTGTAATGATGACAGAAGTAACCACTCAAATCATTGCTGAAATAGCCAAGAATCCGGAATTCTTACTTCAAACAGGGGGTGACCTCCTCAAAGGAGTCGGTGACTCTGGTGGCAATGCCCTTAAACAACTGGTCGGCCTATTCGGTGGTGGATCTTCTGACGAAGACAAAGAGGAAGACAAATAA
- a CDS encoding Hpt domain-containing protein has translation MITSNSTEILNRPEFEQFYEEVCVGEVDILEELVADIHSEGQALVDAIISSFRSEDLALLQRSAHTLKSSTRIFGGALISQQSAEIEHLANPDAPGDFGTLSNALANVQENFSHFLVHLDMVVDSKR, from the coding sequence ATGATTACCAGCAACTCTACCGAGATACTTAACCGTCCAGAATTCGAACAATTTTACGAAGAAGTCTGTGTTGGAGAGGTAGACATATTAGAAGAACTCGTCGCCGATATTCACAGTGAAGGTCAAGCGTTGGTAGACGCCATCATCAGTTCCTTTCGTTCAGAGGACTTGGCTCTGCTGCAACGTTCAGCTCACACACTGAAGTCATCCACCCGTATTTTCGGTGGGGCATTAATCAGTCAACAGTCAGCTGAAATTGAGCATCTGGCAAATCCCGACGCACCCGGAGATTTCGGAACTCTTTCCAATGCATTGGCCAATGTTCAGGAGAATTTCTCCCACTTTTTGGTCCATTTGGACATGGTTGTAGATTCGAAGCGCTAA
- the recC gene encoding exodeoxyribonuclease V subunit gamma: protein MASKHPGIQLFLSNRLENLADALVTQMGENPGHPMRPDTLLIQNRGMARWLNLRIADQTGIQMNTRFVYPRSLIEDLLNGAFRVEANDTQSQFSQEVLFWKIYHSLPRWSKHPKSFLLKRYLASNTEETSFLRRYQLAAKIAQHFDQLQNYRPDLVRSWMKQKEPEDWRAVIWKNLTDKAGERPPAQLYQEFSREAEKLDKRPSKWPDQIHIFAVSSLPPTYIDLIKTVAQWLPVNIYLTQPSPLYWGDQLSKKKLLNATQTPEKTGHGLLGNLGRQGQDFLNTLIDAEVFAHDDSEFFEAPGRTHLLQQLQTDLYQLAPPSTSKQETDGIGIQIKNCHSERREIEVLKDVLLQRFQEDKELKPDQIVIMAPNIEDYAASIRSVFGADRNSKVTLPYSIADYSSRSSSSVAHAVLALLELLQGRFTANDVMTFVNLPAVSDSFEIGRKDIHILRTWIEDTSIRWGIDGKHRVSASGTFFEQYAWQPGIDRLISGSCIHPDETSDWDPLLPHPHIEGSSLELLNRFLELWQFLERNQTLATQVQRISSWLETIKEMITFLFTRLDAHYEECQSLLDLLSTLSQEIEVAKADDSCDLKVIQNILEDRLAKDIQAGSFFTGSITFCSMMPMRNVPAKFIGLLGMREDAYPRQEIKTEFSQCPDGPRNGDRSQREDDRYLFLESILAARSQLYISYTGIDSQTLNEEPASIIVEELLDTLDDYYRFPNEESARQALVKTEPLQAFSPSNFEEDASQSFSEENLRAAQTMIQPHSVSEGLNIQSSSEAPNYPDSVSIDQLKKFFLNPSQYWLSEILETNFPYNTQSLEDSEPIEPNSLEVYQWGEAILNDPDILSGKSEYKLESLLPVGALGKLAYERLAPQLSKLLEQWKALPSGEPVTVQLDQQLEELHISGAIAGATNRNYKHMRFGKIRSADILSGWIRHLFLCQHLEATEFKTHLIGKEATYSFERAQEPEKHLLDLKRLFFQGHSTPLPFFVQAAYTFSKASLRPSPRARKTPIDLAYGEFTKWVELPFLIQGEAYNRYNQLCFPDPTEALAADFEDIALKVFGPAIEHMEGGLP, encoded by the coding sequence ATGGCTTCTAAGCACCCTGGTATCCAGCTTTTTCTTTCCAATCGTTTGGAGAATCTGGCAGATGCCTTAGTCACTCAAATGGGCGAGAACCCAGGCCATCCGATGAGGCCAGACACCCTATTGATTCAGAATCGTGGGATGGCTAGATGGTTAAACCTTCGGATTGCAGATCAAACAGGTATTCAGATGAATACTCGGTTCGTATATCCAAGATCCTTAATAGAAGATCTTCTGAATGGAGCCTTTCGAGTAGAGGCTAATGATACTCAGAGTCAGTTTTCGCAAGAGGTGCTATTCTGGAAAATTTATCATTCCTTACCTCGGTGGTCGAAGCACCCAAAATCTTTCTTATTAAAACGTTACTTGGCCTCCAACACCGAAGAGACGTCCTTTCTCCGACGTTACCAATTGGCAGCCAAGATTGCCCAACATTTTGACCAGCTACAAAATTACCGCCCTGACCTGGTGCGAAGCTGGATGAAACAGAAGGAGCCTGAAGATTGGAGAGCTGTCATCTGGAAGAACCTGACCGACAAAGCTGGGGAAAGACCCCCAGCACAGCTTTACCAAGAATTTTCAAGAGAAGCAGAAAAGCTGGATAAACGACCATCGAAGTGGCCGGATCAAATTCACATCTTTGCAGTTTCGTCATTACCCCCAACCTACATCGATCTCATTAAAACAGTAGCTCAGTGGCTACCGGTTAATATTTACCTGACCCAACCGTCACCTCTCTATTGGGGGGATCAGCTATCCAAAAAGAAACTTTTAAATGCCACGCAAACACCCGAAAAAACCGGGCACGGGCTATTGGGTAACCTGGGCCGGCAAGGACAAGATTTCCTGAATACCTTGATCGATGCAGAAGTCTTTGCTCATGATGACTCCGAATTTTTTGAAGCCCCTGGGCGAACTCATTTATTGCAGCAATTGCAAACCGACCTTTACCAGCTAGCACCTCCCAGTACCTCCAAACAGGAAACTGACGGAATCGGAATTCAGATAAAAAATTGCCACTCCGAAAGGCGCGAGATCGAGGTACTCAAAGATGTACTTCTGCAAAGATTCCAAGAAGACAAAGAACTTAAGCCTGATCAAATCGTCATCATGGCTCCCAATATAGAGGACTATGCAGCTTCTATTCGCTCGGTGTTTGGCGCGGATCGGAATTCCAAAGTCACACTCCCCTACTCTATTGCTGATTACAGTTCTCGATCTTCAAGCTCAGTAGCCCACGCAGTCCTAGCCTTACTCGAACTTCTACAAGGCCGATTTACTGCAAACGATGTAATGACCTTTGTTAATCTTCCCGCAGTCAGCGATAGTTTTGAGATTGGCCGAAAGGATATACACATACTTCGTACCTGGATTGAGGATACGAGCATCAGATGGGGAATAGACGGGAAGCATCGAGTATCTGCATCCGGCACTTTCTTTGAACAGTATGCCTGGCAACCAGGTATAGACCGTCTCATTTCCGGCAGTTGTATTCACCCCGATGAAACATCTGACTGGGATCCACTTCTTCCACATCCTCATATCGAAGGAAGCTCACTGGAGTTGTTGAACCGTTTTCTCGAATTGTGGCAATTCTTAGAACGAAACCAGACATTAGCCACGCAAGTACAACGCATTTCAAGCTGGTTGGAAACGATCAAGGAAATGATCACCTTCCTGTTTACTCGCCTGGATGCACACTATGAAGAATGTCAGTCCCTCTTGGATTTACTTTCAACACTGAGCCAAGAAATTGAAGTCGCCAAGGCGGACGACTCCTGCGACCTCAAAGTCATTCAAAACATCCTGGAAGATCGTTTAGCAAAGGATATTCAGGCCGGCAGCTTTTTCACCGGCAGCATCACCTTTTGCAGCATGATGCCGATGAGAAATGTCCCAGCTAAATTTATTGGACTACTGGGAATGCGGGAAGATGCGTATCCTCGGCAGGAAATAAAAACGGAATTCAGTCAATGCCCTGACGGACCGAGAAATGGAGATCGATCACAAAGAGAAGACGACCGGTATTTGTTTCTCGAATCCATTCTCGCAGCAAGAAGTCAGTTATATATTTCATATACTGGAATCGATAGTCAGACGCTCAATGAAGAGCCCGCATCCATTATAGTTGAAGAATTATTAGATACCCTGGATGATTACTATCGTTTTCCCAATGAGGAATCAGCACGCCAAGCCCTGGTAAAAACGGAACCTCTTCAAGCATTCAGTCCAAGTAATTTTGAAGAGGATGCTTCTCAAAGCTTTTCAGAAGAAAACCTGAGAGCAGCTCAAACCATGATTCAACCCCATTCAGTGAGTGAAGGTTTGAATATCCAATCCTCTTCAGAGGCACCCAACTACCCAGATTCAGTCTCAATCGATCAATTAAAAAAGTTCTTTTTGAATCCTAGCCAGTATTGGCTCTCCGAAATATTAGAAACCAATTTCCCGTATAATACTCAAAGCTTGGAGGATAGTGAGCCTATCGAACCAAACAGCCTGGAGGTATACCAATGGGGTGAAGCCATCCTCAATGATCCTGACATTCTTTCAGGCAAGAGTGAGTATAAGTTAGAGTCATTACTACCCGTCGGTGCACTAGGCAAACTGGCCTATGAACGGCTAGCCCCACAGTTGAGTAAACTTTTGGAGCAATGGAAGGCTCTTCCTTCCGGAGAACCGGTGACAGTTCAACTAGACCAACAACTCGAAGAATTACATATTTCTGGAGCGATTGCTGGCGCGACAAATCGTAATTACAAGCACATGCGATTTGGTAAGATCCGCAGCGCAGATATTTTATCCGGATGGATCCGACACCTGTTTCTTTGTCAGCATTTGGAGGCGACCGAATTTAAAACGCATCTGATCGGTAAGGAGGCCACCTATTCCTTTGAGCGAGCCCAGGAGCCAGAAAAGCATCTTCTGGATCTCAAAAGATTATTCTTCCAGGGCCACTCAACCCCACTCCCATTCTTTGTACAAGCAGCTTATACTTTTTCCAAAGCCAGCCTACGCCCTTCTCCGCGGGCGAGGAAGACACCCATAGACCTTGCCTATGGAGAATTCACCAAGTGGGTGGAGCTTCCCTTCCTAATTCAAGGAGAGGCCTACAATCGATATAACCAATTGTGCTTTCCCGATCCCACAGAAGCATTAGC